From a region of the Myxococcota bacterium genome:
- a CDS encoding ABC transporter ATP-binding protein — translation MADEVLEVSGVYKKFRRGELYGSLRDLVPALAKRLVSGKPKVELDQRDFWALQDVSFSVARGEAFAIIGGNGAGKSTLLKLLTGIMRQTRGDIRIAGRVSALIEVSAGFHPDLTGRENVYLNGAILGMTREEIARRFDAIVAFSGLSEFIDTPVKRYSSGMFARLGFSVAAHVDPDVLLVDEVLSVGDYLFQRKCVDRMNEVIASGATVIFVSHNLRAVANLCPRSLLLERGQVKMIGRTDDVIRAYHERGQQARASDTDRDVVISEVTIHDESGRKVEVETDSKLRITVKARARKRHEDMSVVIQIVDDHLYGVFDTCTQRLGGGSITLQAGETLECTFEIDVALAEGTFHVNAFLHRYLTDLPYDTWRSAATFFVKGVPEVRGLVTLHPRLTDCRVEATKSDGSEASEGAFE, via the coding sequence ATGGCCGACGAAGTTCTCGAGGTGAGCGGGGTCTACAAGAAGTTCCGGCGCGGAGAGCTGTACGGCTCGCTGCGCGACCTCGTACCTGCGCTCGCCAAGCGGCTGGTGAGCGGCAAGCCGAAGGTCGAGCTCGACCAGCGCGACTTCTGGGCGCTGCAGGACGTGTCGTTCAGCGTCGCGCGGGGCGAGGCCTTCGCGATCATCGGCGGGAACGGCGCGGGCAAGAGCACGCTCTTGAAGCTGCTCACCGGCATCATGCGCCAGACGCGAGGCGACATTCGCATCGCGGGCCGAGTCTCGGCGCTGATCGAGGTGAGCGCCGGCTTCCACCCCGACCTCACCGGCCGCGAGAACGTATATCTCAACGGCGCGATCCTCGGAATGACCCGCGAGGAGATCGCCCGTCGCTTCGACGCGATCGTGGCCTTCTCAGGCCTCTCGGAGTTCATCGACACGCCCGTCAAGCGTTACTCGTCGGGCATGTTCGCGCGGCTCGGCTTCTCGGTCGCCGCACACGTCGACCCGGACGTGCTGCTGGTCGACGAGGTGCTCTCGGTCGGTGACTATCTGTTCCAGCGCAAGTGCGTGGATCGCATGAATGAGGTGATCGCCTCGGGCGCGACCGTGATCTTCGTGTCCCACAACTTGCGCGCCGTGGCGAATCTGTGCCCGCGCAGCCTGCTGCTCGAGCGCGGGCAGGTCAAGATGATCGGCCGCACCGACGACGTGATCCGCGCGTACCACGAGCGGGGACAGCAGGCGCGTGCCAGCGACACCGACCGCGACGTGGTGATCAGCGAGGTCACCATCCACGACGAGTCCGGCCGGAAAGTCGAGGTCGAGACCGACAGCAAGCTGCGCATCACGGTGAAGGCGCGCGCGCGCAAGCGGCACGAGGACATGAGCGTCGTGATCCAGATCGTCGACGACCATCTGTACGGTGTCTTCGACACCTGCACGCAGCGCTTGGGCGGCGGCTCGATCACGCTGCAAGCCGGAGAGACGCTGGAGTGCACGTTCGAGATCGACGTGGCGCTCGCCGAGGGCACGTTCCACGTCAACGCCTTCCTGCACCGCTACCTCACGGACCTCCCCTACGACACCTGGCGTTCGGCTGCGACCTTCTTCGTCAAGGGCGTGCCCGAGGTCCGCGGCCTCGTCACGCTGCACCCGCGACTCACCGACTGCCGCGTCGAGGCCACGAAGTCCGACGGCTCGGAAGCCTCGGAGGGGGCGTTCGAGTGA